GATATAATCGCGAAAGTCGTTTTCTTAAATCCGTCATCATCTACCTCCTAACCGGGAGCGCTCCCACAAAAAGAATTATAGTATGGAAAGCGCTTTCTGTCAAACACAATTTCAAAAAAAATTTTTATATGTTGGTATAGAAGTGTTTTGGTAGAGATCTAACCTCTAGTTGGACATTTTCTTAAAAATTGAGTAAGATAAACAAGGATGATAATGACCGGAACCGATACCGGAACCATACATAGAGAAAGGAAGATTATCTTGGCAGCTACCATTTACGATATAGCAAAACATGCGGGAGTTTCAAAGTCTACGGTATCAAGAGTATTAAATAATCAAGCTAACATCTCCAAAGAAGCACGACAAAAAGTATTAGTAGCAATTGATAAACTCAACTACCAACCAAGTAAACTAGCACGTGCTCTAACTTCATCTGGATTTGATGCCATTATGGTTATTTCCAATCGTTCTACTACAACGACTACTGGGAATCCTTTCTTTTCAGAAATAATTCAATCAATTTCCACTCAAGCTGAGTTGGAAAATTTCGATTTGATTCTTCAAACTGCCAAAAACAGTGAAGATGAACTGAAAAAATGTCTTTCCAAAATCCAAGAAAAAATGATTAAAGGTATTATTATGCTTAGTTCCCCAGCGGATGAAGATTTTTTTCACCAATTAGATCCATATAATATCCCCATCGTGGTCACAGGAAAAGTAGAAGGTAGCTATAAAAATATTTATTCTGTCGATACGGATAATTTTGGTGACAGCTATGCTCTTACAAAACATTTAATTAATCAAGGTCATAAAAAAATCGCTTGTATTCACGCACCACTCGATTACCATGTTTCCATTGATCGTCTCGCTGGTTTTCGTAGTTGTCTTTTTGATCATCAATTAGATCTTCGTAATGATTGGATTATTGATAGTGGCTATAGCATTGAAGATAGTTACAGCGCTGCACTACGCTTAATGGAGGGCCAAGATAAACCTACTGCCGTTTTTGCGACGGATGATTTAAAAGTGCTTAGTATTTACAAAATGTCCGCGGATAAAGGCTTACAAATCCCTGCAAATCTCTCTGTCATCGGTTATAATGATAAAGTAGCATCATCTTTTCTATCACCACCGCTTACTTCAATTGATATCCCGATAAATAAACTAGGAAAAAAGGCAACTACCTTGTTATTCCGTCTTATTCATCAAGATAAAAATGTACCAAAAACAACCATTATTAAAACCGAAATGATTGAACGTGAATCCATTCAGAAGATAAACAGCTAATCTTATCTTCTGAATTTACTTAGGTCCTGTAGCTCAGTTGGGAGAGTATCACCTTGACATGGTGGGGGTCGCTGGTTCGAGACCAGTCGGGACCATTTTATAGCAAAAAGTCCGTATGCTAAAAATAAATTTATCATACGGACTTTTTTTATTTAAATAACTTACCAATTTTTTTAAACAAACCATCCTCAATAATATCGATACCGATACCCCAATTACTATTAAGAATTTCTTTGTTTGCTTTCACATAGTCTTTTAAATCTTCTCCTGAAATAGTGAGGTTGTGATATGGTTTATACTCCAAGTAAGTAGAAGCACCATTTTTCATCACTTTCTTCGTGACGCGATGTTGCAGATACTTAGATTTAATATTACATTCTTGCCGCGTATACGAATCTTGTTGATCAATTGGCTTATCTGTCGTCAAATGAATCTCCATTTTAATGACATTGCGATCAACCCAGTACGGGAAGTCCTTATGGAAATGTTTTTCAGCCGCATCATCAATGAAGTTTCCCCAACTCCAGAAATGTAAATAGCGCTTTTTATTTTCTACAATATAAGGATCAGAAATAGTCGCCTTATATATGATTGAAAGTTCATTTAGTTCCTTATTATCTTCCACTATTTTAATCGACTCATCGCTAAAATATTTATCAATCTCATTTTCTTCATATTTTTTGTACAATGTCATATTACTATAAATGGCATAATTGTAGCGATTGATAATATCTTTAACCGAGTCATTTTTGAACATTTCGCGCGAGCCATTAGCCATTCTGCCGCGTAACTTTCTTTCAAAAGTAACATACCCTTTGTTTTCTTTGACATCACATCGAACAATTTCTTCCACTGATGGCACTTGATCTTGAAATGGCTCTTGTTTTTGTAATTCTGTTCCTTCCTTAATTTCCAAATAATACATAAAGCTATTTTTCTGACGGTTTTCTAAAAATCCCTGGTCATCATTGATTGTCGCATCCACAAAATAAACTTGATTTTCATAATTAATTTTTAAAATCGCATGGTTAAAATTGAAAGGAGACGGCGCATACACAGGTAAAAAGATATCTCGATCATAACTAACTAAAACGAACTCAGAGTCCACTCCAAGATAGTCTAATAGTACTTTTAATAGAAGTGTTTTCGCCTTACAATCACCTTGTTTCGTGTTGTAAGTAACTTCAGCAGGTTGCGGTTCATGCCCATCCATTTCAGCTTCATTGTATAAATAGTAAACTTCCTTTTGAACAAAGTCGATAGTATGTCGGATTTTATGTTGTAACGAAGGTAATTCATCTAATTCAGAAGTGAAATCAGCCGCAAAGTCAGTCACATCCACTTGATAGAACTTTTGATATAAGTCACTAATAGTCTTCGTTATTTCTGGATACGTTTTTTGCGTTGTAAAATCAATAAATGGCGCAAGCTCTAATTCATTTGGATTTTTTCCAATATAAGAATTTTCTTCAATGACATAAGATTTTTGATTTTCAACAAATTCTTTCTCTTTTTCTAAAATATTTCCTTCATCATCGCGGAAATAATTATAATTCACTTCTAGTTGTTGTCCTGTTTCATTCTTTAACTCGAAGCGGTATTTTCCATACGCCCAGTAAGAGTTTGGATACGTATAAATCCAGCGGAAAAATTGATTACGAATGCTATCTTCCTGATATTTCAGCTCAGTTGATGTTTCAATAATGAAAATATCATTTAAATGCAAATCTCGAATTAGCACAGTCACTTTTTTTTCATCATTAAAGCTAGCTTGATTTTCATCGCGTACATAATCTAATACTTTCACATTTATATCATTTAGTTTATCGATTACTTTACCATCACGAACAACGGATAAAGTATGAATATAAAGCACTTCATCTTCCGCTAAAATAAAATTAGATTTTGCTGCTGAATTTAACATGTTAGGGTCATTTAAAGTATATGCCATTGATGTGTAGCTTTTACGTGAAGTAGGTTTGGCTGTTTCCACCATCTTGCACCAAAAACAATAATCTCGTTCTTGTGCTATTTGAGCTTGATAAAAGTCCGTTTGTTGCGTCTCTAACCAAGCATCGATATTTTCTTGTTTAGATTCAGCAGAACTTAAAGCTGAATCTAAAAAATAATAATCTTTTCCCATTGTAAAACTCCTCATGTAATATTTTTTATTTAGACACTCCCATTTTAGCAATAATAATATAAAATCAACAGAGAATTAATTACATTTCTTACGTATCTTTTGCTTTTTATGCACTTTTTAGTAAATATTTCGACATATTTTAAAAATATTCTATCCAAAAAACTGAAAAAGCGAATCCTTTTTAATAGACTCACTTCTCAAGTTACTTATTTAACCAAGAAAATAATTTCAAATCTTGATATTCTGTTCCAATTTTTTCATAATCCCGAAGTAGACCTTCTTCTTGAAAACCAAGCTTTTCAAGCAAACTAATAGATGCTTCATTTCTAGGATCCACCTTTGCTTCCATTCGGTGTAGCTTAAAGGACTCTATTCCCCATTCCATTAAAGCTTGTACCGCTTCTGTTGCATAACCACGTTTCCAAAAGCGTGTTCCTAAATCATAAGCAATTTCCGCACGCTGATTCTCGTGATCAATGTAATTAAAGCCACATGTCCCAATAATTTCTCCTGTTGCTTGTAAAATAATCACACATCGAAGCGCCTTACCTTCCATTTCTAATTGCCTAAGCATGCGTATCATTTCCTCCACAGGTTGTAAGCTCTGGAAAGGTTCAATATTCATATATCTAGTCACCGAATCATCTGACCAGTAACCAAATAAAATTTCCGTATCAGCCAATGTCATTTCACTTAAAAAAAGTCGCTCCGTTTTCAACATTTGTTTCCGATTTTCCATACGGTAACCTCCGTCTTATTAATAAAAAGAGCTTATCAAATCCCATCGCTAAAGTAAAATGTTTCACGTGAAACATTTTATTTATAAACAACCTCAAACTCTTCGCAAACAACAAGAACATCTTCGTTAAAATCTATTCCAAGTTCAACCGACTCATTTGTGAAAAAATCAGTATGTACTTTTCGCCAATATTCAAGTGTTCTGTCCCCTTCACCTTCTAAATAAGCAAATCTCTCAGAAACTTCATTAAATGGCATAATTGTTACATCCACTAGTTTTATTATCCCCATCGCCTCTTCTTCGCCATCTAAAATAACAACATAAGAACCAACAGATGGCATTGTTTCTCCACCTTGGTCACACCAATAAAACAAGCTGCTAGTTCCTGTTTTTGTGCCCGCCATTACAAGTTCCCCAAGTTCATTTGCCATTTCAGCTGAATCTCCAAATGCCCATGCCTCAAATTTATTGGAAACTTCCTGATTTTTTGCTCGATAGTCATGCCACATTTTATTTACTGAATCTTTATACTTTTCCACCTAAATTTCCTCCTAAAAAAAGACCGAGGTTCCTGAAAACCCCAGTCTAAAACTCTATTTTCTCACTGGTTTAATTACGATATAACGGTATGGGTCGCGGCCTTCAGA
The nucleotide sequence above comes from Listeria ivanovii subsp. londoniensis. Encoded proteins:
- a CDS encoding LacI family DNA-binding transcriptional regulator gives rise to the protein MAATIYDIAKHAGVSKSTVSRVLNNQANISKEARQKVLVAIDKLNYQPSKLARALTSSGFDAIMVISNRSTTTTTGNPFFSEIIQSISTQAELENFDLILQTAKNSEDELKKCLSKIQEKMIKGIIMLSSPADEDFFHQLDPYNIPIVVTGKVEGSYKNIYSVDTDNFGDSYALTKHLINQGHKKIACIHAPLDYHVSIDRLAGFRSCLFDHQLDLRNDWIIDSGYSIEDSYSAALRLMEGQDKPTAVFATDDLKVLSIYKMSADKGLQIPANLSVIGYNDKVASSFLSPPLTSIDIPINKLGKKATTLLFRLIHQDKNVPKTTIIKTEMIERESIQKINS
- a CDS encoding transglutaminase family protein → MGKDYYFLDSALSSAESKQENIDAWLETQQTDFYQAQIAQERDYCFWCKMVETAKPTSRKSYTSMAYTLNDPNMLNSAAKSNFILAEDEVLYIHTLSVVRDGKVIDKLNDINVKVLDYVRDENQASFNDEKKVTVLIRDLHLNDIFIIETSTELKYQEDSIRNQFFRWIYTYPNSYWAYGKYRFELKNETGQQLEVNYNYFRDDEGNILEKEKEFVENQKSYVIEENSYIGKNPNELELAPFIDFTTQKTYPEITKTISDLYQKFYQVDVTDFAADFTSELDELPSLQHKIRHTIDFVQKEVYYLYNEAEMDGHEPQPAEVTYNTKQGDCKAKTLLLKVLLDYLGVDSEFVLVSYDRDIFLPVYAPSPFNFNHAILKINYENQVYFVDATINDDQGFLENRQKNSFMYYLEIKEGTELQKQEPFQDQVPSVEEIVRCDVKENKGYVTFERKLRGRMANGSREMFKNDSVKDIINRYNYAIYSNMTLYKKYEENEIDKYFSDESIKIVEDNKELNELSIIYKATISDPYIVENKKRYLHFWSWGNFIDDAAEKHFHKDFPYWVDRNVIKMEIHLTTDKPIDQQDSYTRQECNIKSKYLQHRVTKKVMKNGASTYLEYKPYHNLTISGEDLKDYVKANKEILNSNWGIGIDIIEDGLFKKIGKLFK
- a CDS encoding GNAT family N-acetyltransferase; the encoded protein is MENRKQMLKTERLFLSEMTLADTEILFGYWSDDSVTRYMNIEPFQSLQPVEEMIRMLRQLEMEGKALRCVIILQATGEIIGTCGFNYIDHENQRAEIAYDLGTRFWKRGYATEAVQALMEWGIESFKLHRMEAKVDPRNEASISLLEKLGFQEEGLLRDYEKIGTEYQDLKLFSWLNK
- a CDS encoding ASCH domain-containing protein produces the protein MEKYKDSVNKMWHDYRAKNQEVSNKFEAWAFGDSAEMANELGELVMAGTKTGTSSLFYWCDQGGETMPSVGSYVVILDGEEEAMGIIKLVDVTIMPFNEVSERFAYLEGEGDRTLEYWRKVHTDFFTNESVELGIDFNEDVLVVCEEFEVVYK